In Ignavibacteriales bacterium, the following proteins share a genomic window:
- a CDS encoding fumarylacetoacetate hydrolase family protein codes for MKQVKIKNSNETYIIGKIICVGRNYREHAEELGNVVPEFPLIFLKPTSALIYSGDKIVHPTFSENLNYEAELVLLIGEDLKNVDLTTAENGIAGYGVGLDMTLRDIQSEEIRKGHPWTVSKGFDTSAVISEINLKKDHPLNFDEKITLKLNGVIKQNCELNKMIFKPADIVRYISSVLVLEKGDLIFTGTPSGVGRVVKGDKLEAEITHIAKVEAEVI; via the coding sequence ATGAAACAAGTAAAAATTAAAAACTCAAATGAAACCTACATTATTGGCAAGATTATTTGTGTTGGAAGAAATTATAGAGAGCATGCGGAAGAACTTGGTAATGTTGTTCCGGAATTCCCACTGATTTTTCTTAAGCCAACATCTGCATTAATTTACAGCGGAGATAAGATTGTACATCCAACATTTTCTGAAAACTTAAATTATGAAGCCGAACTTGTTTTATTGATTGGCGAAGATTTAAAAAATGTAGATTTAACAACTGCTGAAAATGGAATTGCCGGATATGGTGTTGGTTTAGATATGACTTTGAGAGATATTCAATCAGAAGAAATAAGGAAGGGGCATCCTTGGACGGTCTCCAAAGGATTCGATACTTCTGCAGTAATTTCAGAAATAAATTTGAAGAAAGATCATCCGCTTAATTTTGATGAAAAGATTACTCTTAAGTTAAACGGAGTTATAAAACAGAATTGCGAACTAAATAAAATGATTTTTAAGCCGGCTGATATTGTACGATATATTTCTTCAGTTTTGGTTTTAGAAAAGGGCGATTTGATTTTTACCGGCACACCTTCCGGTGTTGGCAGAGTTGTTAAAGGTGATAAACTTGAAGCAGAAATTACTCACATAGCTAAGGTTGAGGCAGAAGTAATTTAA
- the recJ gene encoding single-stranded-DNA-specific exonuclease RecJ: MLPKQWKLRESADENIIKLLTDSLKISNVLANLLAARGITSYQLAKTFFRPTLDELNNPFLMNGMEEASLRVIKAITSNELIYVYGDYDVDGTCSAALLYLFIKDLGGNAEIYIPNRLTEGYGLSKAGIDVIKSKGTSLLITVDCGITAIDETIYAKSLGMEMIICDHHQPANSIPDAFAVLDPLKPNCNYPYKHLSGAGVAFKLAQAICERIGKHELPHKYLDLVAIAGAADIVPLTNENRILVKKGLELVNTNPRPGIAALIKSAGMVPGNLTAGHVVFTIAPRINAVGRLGDAIRAVDLFITDDKIDAIKLAEVLEGENYQRRKIDELTYSHAISLVESSINLDEDIAIVLHEENWHPGVIGIVASRLVEKYNRPTVMLTTVDGVAKGSARSIVGFNIYEALKQCEDLLLQFGGHEAAAGLALELNKLEEFKEKFNRIVKNTVNPGDVNPELLIDDKITLSEITPKFLKILDEFSPFGPGNMRPIFIVENVELVYAPRIVGSNHIVIMIKQNGTDKIFDTIGFNLGSFASLIDKDKNLLDIAFTIEKTERDGRTFPQLRLRDIKVKLKLSSLKEELKLEI, from the coding sequence ATGTTACCAAAACAGTGGAAACTTAGAGAAAGTGCTGATGAAAATATTATTAAATTACTTACCGATTCATTAAAAATTTCTAATGTATTAGCAAACCTTCTTGCTGCCCGCGGCATTACCAGCTATCAATTAGCTAAAACATTTTTTAGACCCACTCTGGATGAATTGAACAATCCGTTTTTAATGAACGGGATGGAAGAAGCTTCACTTCGTGTTATTAAAGCAATTACCAGCAATGAACTTATTTATGTTTATGGTGATTACGATGTTGATGGAACATGTTCTGCTGCGCTGCTTTACTTATTTATAAAAGATCTTGGCGGGAATGCGGAGATTTATATTCCCAACCGATTAACTGAAGGTTATGGTTTATCCAAAGCTGGAATTGATGTAATAAAAAGCAAAGGTACATCTTTACTAATTACTGTTGATTGCGGTATTACTGCAATTGATGAGACAATTTATGCCAAATCTCTTGGAATGGAAATGATCATTTGCGATCATCATCAACCAGCTAATTCAATTCCTGACGCATTTGCAGTTCTTGATCCATTAAAGCCAAATTGCAATTATCCCTATAAGCATTTGTCAGGTGCTGGAGTTGCCTTTAAGCTTGCACAAGCTATTTGCGAGCGGATTGGCAAGCACGAATTGCCCCACAAGTATTTGGACCTTGTAGCAATAGCCGGAGCTGCTGATATTGTTCCGCTTACAAATGAAAACAGAATTCTTGTAAAAAAAGGATTGGAGTTAGTAAACACTAATCCAAGACCTGGTATTGCTGCACTAATAAAAAGTGCTGGCATGGTACCCGGTAATTTAACTGCCGGACATGTTGTATTTACAATTGCTCCACGGATAAATGCAGTTGGAAGATTGGGTGATGCAATCCGTGCTGTTGATCTTTTTATTACAGATGATAAAATAGATGCAATTAAACTGGCAGAAGTGCTTGAGGGAGAAAATTATCAGAGAAGAAAGATTGATGAGCTAACTTATTCCCATGCTATTAGTTTGGTGGAAAGTTCAATAAATCTGGATGAAGACATTGCAATAGTTTTGCACGAAGAAAATTGGCATCCGGGAGTTATTGGAATAGTAGCTTCTCGTTTAGTGGAAAAATATAATCGTCCAACAGTAATGTTAACTACTGTGGATGGAGTAGCTAAAGGTTCTGCAAGAAGTATTGTTGGTTTTAATATTTATGAAGCGCTTAAACAGTGTGAAGATCTGCTGCTTCAATTCGGTGGACACGAAGCCGCTGCAGGTTTAGCATTAGAATTAAATAAGTTGGAAGAATTCAAGGAGAAGTTTAACAGGATTGTAAAAAATACTGTTAATCCTGGGGATGTTAATCCTGAACTTTTAATTGATGATAAAATTACACTTTCCGAAATTACACCAAAATTTTTAAAAATCCTGGATGAGTTTTCACCATTCGGACCGGGTAATATGCGTCCAATCTTTATTGTTGAAAATGTTGAATTGGTTTATGCTCCAAGAATTGTCGGATCGAACCATATTGTAATTATGATAAAGCAGAATGGAACAGACAAAATATTTGATACAATTGGATTTAATCTTGGAAGTTTTGCTTCGCTTATTGATAAAGACAAAAATTTGCTGGATATTGCGTTCACGATTGAAAAAACTGAGCGCGATGGAAGAACTTTTCCTCAACTGCGACTTAGAGATATAAAAGTAAAACTAAAATTAAGCAGCTTAAAAGAAGAATTGAAACTAGAAATTTAA
- the ruvC gene encoding crossover junction endodeoxyribonuclease RuvC, whose translation MIILGVDPGTICTGFGIIKQDLSEIKIIAQGVIKPSPFKPLPIKLEVIYDELDKLIKKFRPDEFAIETAFYGKNVQSAMKIGYARGVSLLAAVHNKVPTTEYSPREIKKSVVGNGAASKSQVQYMITHLLNLKKEKMAFDESDALAVAVCHSFKIKSLTPKSGSWKDFIKANPERVIL comes from the coding sequence ATGATAATACTTGGAGTAGATCCCGGAACAATTTGTACTGGTTTTGGAATTATCAAACAGGATTTGAGCGAGATAAAGATAATTGCTCAAGGTGTAATTAAACCCTCGCCATTCAAACCACTTCCAATAAAATTAGAAGTAATTTACGACGAACTTGATAAACTAATAAAAAAATTCAGACCAGATGAATTTGCAATAGAAACTGCCTTCTATGGTAAAAATGTTCAATCGGCAATGAAGATTGGATACGCAAGGGGAGTTTCTCTGCTTGCTGCGGTGCATAATAAAGTTCCGACAACAGAATATTCCCCTCGGGAAATAAAAAAATCTGTGGTAGGAAATGGTGCTGCTTCAAAGAGCCAGGTTCAATATATGATCACACATTTGCTAAATTTGAAAAAAGAAAAAATGGCATTTGATGAAAGCGATGCCCTGGCGGTTGCGGTTTGTCATTCATTTAAAATAAAATCGCTTACTCCTAAAAGCGGAAGCTGGAAAGATTTTATCAAAGCAAATCCGGAAAGGGTAATATTATGA
- a CDS encoding YebC/PmpR family DNA-binding transcriptional regulator gives MSGHSKWATIKRKKGALDAKRGKLFTKLIKEITIAARDGGGDPNGNPRLRLAIDNAKAANMPADNIERAIKKATGELEGVHYEEIMYEGYAPAGIAVLVEVVTDNKKRTVAEVRHMFSKSGGNMGEAGSVAWMFDKKGVITLPLQDKTEDDILEIVLDAGADDLQTEEEIFVIQTSVESFESVRKALVDKKLAIENASIQRVAKNLVVVSGEDAEKVMKLIEALEDNDDVQNVYSNADIDEGVIQ, from the coding sequence ATGTCCGGGCATTCAAAGTGGGCAACTATAAAAAGAAAAAAGGGAGCTTTAGATGCAAAGAGAGGAAAACTTTTTACAAAACTAATTAAAGAAATTACAATTGCTGCAAGAGATGGTGGTGGTGATCCCAATGGAAACCCACGCTTAAGATTAGCAATAGATAACGCTAAAGCAGCAAATATGCCGGCTGATAATATTGAAAGAGCTATTAAAAAAGCAACAGGTGAACTCGAAGGTGTTCATTATGAAGAAATTATGTATGAAGGATATGCTCCAGCGGGAATTGCTGTTTTGGTTGAAGTTGTAACTGATAATAAAAAAAGAACGGTAGCGGAAGTACGCCATATGTTTAGTAAAAGCGGCGGTAATATGGGTGAAGCGGGTTCTGTTGCCTGGATGTTTGATAAGAAAGGTGTTATTACATTACCACTACAGGATAAAACCGAAGATGACATTCTGGAAATAGTTCTTGATGCCGGTGCAGATGATCTTCAAACTGAGGAAGAAATTTTTGTTATTCAAACATCAGTGGAATCGTTTGAATCAGTTAGAAAAGCTTTAGTTGATAAAAAATTGGCAATAGAAAATGCCTCGATACAAAGAGTTGCAAAAAATCTTGTTGTTGTTTCCGGTGAAGATGCTGAGAAAGTGATGAAGCTGATTGAAGCTCTTGAAGATAATGATGACGTTCAAAATGTGTATTCTAATGCCGATATTGACGAAGGAGTGATTCAATAG
- the ruvA gene encoding Holliday junction branch migration protein RuvA has product MIGYLIGKIISKKPTRILLDVNGVGYLVNISLNTFDKLPDEGSSTSIHTFLSVKEDSLTLFGFSTEAEKQMFELLISVNGIGPKLAQNVLSGIQIDDLKNALSIGNLNRLIAIPGIGRKTAERMLVDLKDKVDLVGEEKGFSVPNKIKEDAVAALTTLGYNQKISEKIIRDVLGSNPAIQIEELIKQALLQMNS; this is encoded by the coding sequence ATGATTGGCTACTTAATCGGCAAAATAATCTCCAAGAAACCAACAAGAATTTTACTTGATGTAAATGGGGTTGGTTATCTTGTCAATATTTCTCTAAACACATTTGATAAACTTCCTGATGAAGGAAGCAGCACGTCAATTCATACTTTTCTTTCTGTTAAAGAAGACTCTCTTACACTTTTTGGATTTTCAACAGAAGCTGAAAAACAGATGTTTGAATTGCTGATAAGTGTAAACGGCATCGGACCTAAGCTTGCACAAAATGTTTTATCCGGAATTCAAATTGATGATTTGAAGAACGCTTTAAGCATTGGCAATTTAAATAGATTAATAGCTATCCCCGGAATTGGAAGAAAGACAGCGGAGAGAATGCTTGTTGATTTGAAAGATAAGGTTGACCTGGTTGGTGAAGAAAAGGGATTTTCTGTTCCTAATAAAATAAAAGAAGATGCTGTTGCTGCACTTACAACTCTTGGCTACAACCAAAAGATTTCAGAAAAAATTATCCGTGATGTACTTGGTTCAAATCCTGCAATTCAAATTGAAGAATTGATTAAGCAGGCTCTTTTACAGATGAATAGTTAG
- a CDS encoding asparagine synthetase B yields MKSFLFILLFSSIVFPQSKILIYMDLQQTDHLKAYGITFNDLKEDETADWLLNYRGGSFLLNYSDKLAAKCRIKGVAFDVLSSAQAVEILSLVQSEENNMDVMRLEKAPNIAVYVPPGFRPWDDAVTLALEYAEVPYTKIWVDEVLKGELSKYDWLHLHHEDFTGQYGKFYASFASAQWYVDQQMLYETEAKKLGYRKVSEMEKDVVTTIKNYIGQGGFMFAMCSATDSYDIALAAENTDICDKMYDGDAPDPDAQKKLDFSKTFAFENFHLEMNPYVYEYSDIDVQLLEIGSPENDYFTLFDFSAKYDPVPTMLTQDHVNVVHGFMGQTTMFHKKFIKKSIIILGERAGTDQVRYLHGNFGRGTFTFYGGHDPEDYQHAVQDPPTDLSLYKNSPGYRLILNNILFPAAKKKKQKT; encoded by the coding sequence ATGAAGAGCTTTTTATTTATTCTGTTATTTAGTTCAATTGTATTTCCTCAATCCAAAATACTTATTTACATGGATTTGCAGCAAACCGATCATCTTAAAGCGTATGGAATTACTTTTAATGATTTGAAGGAAGATGAAACTGCAGATTGGCTACTCAACTATCGCGGCGGATCTTTTCTTTTGAATTATTCTGATAAACTTGCCGCCAAATGCCGGATTAAAGGTGTTGCATTCGATGTTCTTTCCAGTGCTCAAGCCGTAGAAATTCTTTCACTTGTTCAAAGTGAAGAAAATAATATGGACGTAATGCGCTTGGAGAAAGCCCCTAACATTGCGGTTTATGTTCCACCAGGATTTAGACCCTGGGATGATGCGGTAACGCTTGCTCTTGAATATGCCGAAGTGCCCTATACAAAAATTTGGGTAGATGAAGTTCTTAAAGGTGAGTTGAGTAAATATGATTGGCTTCATCTTCACCATGAAGATTTTACCGGACAATATGGAAAATTTTATGCAAGTTTTGCAAGCGCTCAATGGTATGTCGATCAACAAATGCTATATGAAACTGAAGCGAAAAAACTTGGCTATAGAAAAGTTAGCGAGATGGAAAAAGATGTTGTTACAACAATTAAAAATTATATTGGTCAGGGCGGATTTATGTTTGCAATGTGCTCGGCAACTGATTCCTACGATATTGCGCTGGCTGCGGAGAACACAGATATTTGTGATAAAATGTACGATGGAGATGCACCAGATCCGGATGCTCAAAAGAAACTCGATTTTTCCAAAACATTTGCTTTCGAAAATTTTCATCTTGAAATGAATCCTTATGTTTACGAATACAGCGATATTGATGTTCAGCTTCTGGAGATTGGTTCGCCGGAGAATGACTATTTTACTTTGTTCGACTTTTCTGCAAAGTACGATCCTGTTCCAACAATGCTAACACAGGATCATGTAAACGTGGTTCATGGATTTATGGGGCAAACTACAATGTTCCATAAGAAATTTATTAAAAAGTCTATTATCATTCTTGGGGAAAGAGCCGGGACAGATCAAGTTAGATATTTGCACGGTAACTTTGGAAGAGGAACATTTACTTTTTATGGTGGACACGATCCGGAAGACTATCAGCATGCCGTGCAAGATCCTCCAACAGATTTAAGCTTGTATAAAAACTCGCCCGGCTACAGACTTATTTTGAATAATATTTTGTTTCCTGCCGCCAAAAAGAAAAAACAAAAAACCTGA